Proteins from a single region of Thermotoga maritima MSB8:
- the rplX gene encoding 50S ribosomal protein L24, producing the protein MRIKKGDLVEVISGKDKGKRGKVLRVIPKENKVIVENVNMVKRHQRPVPQLREGGIIEREAPIYASKVMVVCPACDKRTRVGYRFTEDGKKVRYCKKCGEIIDKD; encoded by the coding sequence ATGAGGATAAAAAAAGGTGATCTTGTCGAAGTGATTTCCGGAAAGGACAAGGGAAAAAGGGGAAAGGTTCTCAGAGTGATACCAAAGGAAAACAAAGTCATCGTTGAAAACGTGAACATGGTGAAAAGGCACCAGAGACCCGTTCCCCAGCTTCGTGAAGGCGGGATCATAGAAAGAGAGGCGCCAATTTATGCGTCCAAAGTCATGGTTGTCTGTCCTGCTTGTGATAAGAGAACAAGGGTTGGCTACAGGTTTACCGAGGATGGAAAAAAGGTAAGATACTGCAAGAAGTGTGGTGAGATCATTGACAAAGATTGA
- the rplR gene encoding 50S ribosomal protein L18, whose amino-acid sequence MIKKESKKEQRLRRHRRVRKKVFGTPERPRLCVFRSNKHIYAQIIDDTIGHTLVSASTLDPELREKLQKTWNVEAAKEVGLLIGKRALEKGIKKVVFDRGGYKYHGRVKALADGAREAGLEF is encoded by the coding sequence ATGATAAAGAAGGAGTCAAAAAAAGAGCAGCGACTCAGAAGGCACAGAAGAGTTAGAAAAAAGGTATTCGGAACTCCTGAAAGACCAAGGCTATGTGTTTTCAGAAGCAATAAACACATATACGCACAGATCATAGATGACACTATAGGTCACACTCTCGTTTCCGCTTCTACTCTCGACCCCGAGCTGAGGGAAAAGCTTCAGAAAACGTGGAACGTAGAGGCAGCCAAAGAAGTAGGGCTTCTCATAGGAAAAAGGGCTCTCGAAAAGGGTATAAAGAAGGTCGTGTTCGATAGAGGCGGATATAAGTACCATGGTAGGGTTAAGGCACTGGCAGATGGAGCCAGAGAAGCTGGACTCGAATTCTGA
- a CDS encoding type Z 30S ribosomal protein S14, which produces MAKKAMIERWKKPKKYKVREYTRCHICGRPRAVYREFGLCRICFRKLALEGKLPGVRKASW; this is translated from the coding sequence ATGGCCAAGAAGGCGATGATAGAAAGGTGGAAGAAACCGAAGAAGTACAAGGTTCGTGAGTACACGAGGTGCCACATCTGTGGACGCCCGAGAGCGGTGTACAGAGAATTCGGACTCTGCAGAATTTGTTTCAGGAAGCTTGCTCTGGAAGGAAAGCTCCCTGGAGTTCGGAAGGCAAGCTGGTAA
- the rplP gene encoding 50S ribosomal protein L16: MLMPRRVKYRKQQRGRMKGKAKGGTFVQFGEWGLKALEPAWITAQQIEACRIAMLRVMKRSGKIWIRIFPDKPYTKKPPESRMGKGKGNVEGWVAVVKPGKILFEVAGVDEETAHEALRYAASKLPIATKIVPRHHIGGEAV, translated from the coding sequence ATGTTGATGCCAAGAAGGGTCAAATACAGAAAACAACAAAGAGGAAGAATGAAAGGAAAAGCAAAAGGAGGAACATTTGTTCAGTTCGGTGAATGGGGTCTCAAAGCACTCGAACCAGCCTGGATCACAGCTCAGCAAATAGAAGCTTGCCGAATTGCCATGCTGAGGGTTATGAAAAGATCCGGAAAGATCTGGATAAGAATATTCCCTGACAAACCTTACACGAAAAAACCACCTGAATCCAGGATGGGAAAAGGTAAGGGTAATGTTGAAGGATGGGTCGCCGTTGTGAAACCCGGGAAGATTCTCTTTGAAGTGGCGGGAGTCGATGAGGAAACAGCCCATGAAGCTCTCAGATACGCTGCGAGTAAACTTCCCATAGCTACCAAGATAGTTCCCCGTCATCATATTGGGGGTGAGGCAGTATGA
- the rpsK gene encoding 30S ribosomal protein S11 translates to MARKRGGSSKKQKKVSFDYGVVHIKSTFNNTIITLTDKDGNTLTWASGGTVGFEGTRKGTPYAAQLAADKVAREALRMGIKKVDVLVKGPGPGREPAIRTLQGAGLEINQIKDVTPIPFNGCRPKKRRRV, encoded by the coding sequence ATGGCAAGAAAAAGAGGCGGCTCTTCAAAAAAACAGAAAAAGGTTAGTTTTGATTACGGAGTGGTGCATATAAAATCTACTTTCAACAACACTATAATCACTCTCACCGACAAAGATGGAAATACACTCACCTGGGCCAGTGGAGGAACGGTGGGATTTGAGGGAACAAGGAAGGGCACACCCTATGCTGCTCAGCTGGCAGCCGATAAAGTGGCAAGAGAAGCTCTCAGGATGGGCATCAAAAAAGTCGATGTTCTTGTGAAAGGACCTGGCCCAGGAAGGGAACCCGCGATAAGAACGCTTCAGGGCGCCGGTCTTGAAATCAACCAGATAAAGGATGTTACTCCTATTCCGTTCAACGGTTGCAGACCCAAGAAGAGAAGAAGAGTGTGA
- the rpmD gene encoding 50S ribosomal protein L30 has protein sequence MPKKLKIKLVKSPIGYSWDQKDTVKRLGLKKLNQVVIKDDLPQIRGMIRKVKHLVEVEEIEEGGSNA, from the coding sequence ATGCCTAAGAAGCTGAAAATAAAACTGGTCAAGAGTCCCATCGGTTATTCCTGGGATCAAAAGGACACGGTGAAAAGGTTGGGACTCAAGAAACTCAACCAGGTGGTCATAAAGGACGACTTGCCACAGATCAGAGGTATGATCAGAAAGGTGAAGCATCTGGTGGAAGTAGAGGAGATTGAGGAAGGGGGTAGCAACGCATGA
- the secY gene encoding preprotein translocase subunit SecY, whose amino-acid sequence MWQAFKNAFKIPELRDRIIFTFLALIVFRMGIYIPVPGLNLEAWGEIFRRIAETAGVAGILSFYDVFTGGALSRFSVFTMSVTPYITASIILQLLASVMPSLKEMLREGEEGRKKFAKYTRRLTLLIGGFQAFFVSFSLARSNPDMVAPGVNVLQFTVLSTMSMLAGTMFLLWLGERITEKGIGNGISILIFAGIVARYPSYIRQAYLGGLNLLEWIFLIAVALITIFGIILVQQAERRITIQYARRVTGRRVYGGASTYLPIKVNQGGVIPIIFASAIVSIPSAIASITNNETLKNLFRAGGFLYLLIYGLLVFFFTYFYSVVIFDPREISENIRKYGGYIPGLRPGRSTEQYLHRVLNRVTFIGAVFLVVIALLPYLVQGAIKVNVWIGGTSALIAVGVALDIIQQMETHMVMRHYEGFIKKGKIRGRR is encoded by the coding sequence ATGTGGCAAGCTTTCAAAAACGCTTTTAAAATACCAGAGCTTCGCGACAGAATCATCTTCACGTTCCTCGCTTTGATCGTTTTCAGGATGGGGATTTACATCCCCGTTCCTGGGTTGAATCTGGAAGCGTGGGGGGAAATCTTCAGAAGAATAGCGGAAACTGCCGGTGTCGCTGGAATTTTGAGTTTCTACGATGTGTTCACTGGAGGCGCTCTCAGTCGATTCTCCGTTTTTACCATGAGTGTCACTCCCTACATAACCGCATCGATCATCCTTCAACTCCTGGCATCCGTTATGCCTTCGCTCAAGGAGATGCTCAGAGAGGGTGAAGAGGGAAGAAAGAAGTTTGCGAAGTACACAAGACGTCTCACACTTTTGATAGGTGGTTTTCAGGCTTTCTTTGTTTCCTTTTCCCTTGCAAGATCGAATCCAGACATGGTAGCTCCCGGTGTTAATGTGCTTCAGTTCACTGTTCTCTCCACCATGTCCATGCTTGCTGGAACTATGTTTCTGCTCTGGCTCGGTGAAAGGATCACAGAAAAGGGTATAGGAAACGGTATCTCGATCCTGATCTTCGCAGGAATAGTGGCAAGGTACCCAAGCTACATCAGACAGGCGTATCTCGGCGGTCTGAATCTCCTGGAATGGATCTTTCTCATAGCTGTTGCTCTCATCACGATATTCGGGATTATACTCGTTCAGCAGGCAGAGAGAAGGATCACCATACAGTACGCAAGAAGGGTCACGGGAAGGAGAGTGTATGGGGGAGCCAGCACGTATCTTCCTATAAAGGTGAACCAGGGTGGTGTGATTCCCATCATCTTTGCGAGTGCCATAGTTTCAATACCCTCTGCAATCGCTTCAATAACAAACAACGAGACTCTTAAAAATCTCTTCAGAGCAGGTGGATTCCTCTACCTTCTCATCTATGGATTGCTGGTTTTCTTCTTCACTTACTTCTACAGCGTCGTGATATTCGATCCCAGAGAGATCTCTGAGAACATCCGAAAGTATGGAGGCTACATTCCTGGCTTGAGACCTGGAAGATCAACGGAGCAGTACCTCCACAGAGTTCTGAACAGAGTGACGTTTATTGGAGCGGTCTTCCTCGTAGTCATAGCACTTCTTCCCTACCTGGTCCAGGGAGCCATAAAGGTGAACGTTTGGATCGGAGGAACTTCCGCTCTGATCGCTGTGGGAGTTGCTCTTGACATCATCCAGCAAATGGAAACCCACATGGTGATGAGACACTACGAAGGATTCATCAAAAAGGGTAAAATAAGGGGGAGAAGATGA
- the map gene encoding type I methionyl aminopeptidase translates to MIRIKTPSEIEKMKKAGKAVAVALREVRKVIVPGKTAWDVETLVLEIFKKLRVKPAFKGYGGYKYATCVSVNEEVVHGLPLKEKVFKEGDIVSVDVGAVYQGLYGDAAVTYIVGETDERGKELVRVTREVLEKAIKMIKPGIRLGDVSHCIQETVESVGFNVIRDYVGHGVGRELHEDPQIPNYGTPGTGVVLRKGMTLAIEPMVSEGDWRVVVKEDGWTAVTVDGSRCAHFEHTILITENGAEILTKEG, encoded by the coding sequence ATGATAAGAATAAAGACACCCTCTGAGATCGAGAAAATGAAAAAAGCCGGAAAAGCGGTCGCAGTAGCTTTGAGGGAAGTTAGAAAGGTGATCGTTCCAGGAAAAACCGCATGGGATGTTGAAACACTTGTTCTGGAGATCTTCAAAAAACTCAGAGTCAAACCAGCTTTCAAGGGATACGGTGGTTACAAATACGCAACTTGTGTTTCTGTGAACGAAGAGGTGGTACACGGTCTTCCTTTGAAGGAGAAGGTTTTTAAAGAAGGAGACATTGTATCTGTAGATGTCGGAGCGGTATATCAGGGACTTTACGGTGATGCGGCCGTTACATACATCGTTGGAGAAACCGATGAAAGAGGAAAAGAACTGGTGAGAGTAACAAGAGAGGTTCTGGAAAAGGCTATAAAGATGATAAAACCCGGCATCAGACTTGGAGATGTTTCGCACTGTATTCAAGAAACAGTTGAATCGGTAGGTTTCAACGTGATCAGGGATTATGTGGGTCATGGAGTGGGGAGAGAACTCCACGAAGACCCTCAAATTCCAAACTACGGAACACCCGGAACGGGTGTGGTATTAAGAAAGGGTATGACGCTGGCCATAGAACCCATGGTGAGTGAAGGAGACTGGAGAGTTGTTGTGAAAGAAGACGGATGGACAGCCGTTACAGTAGACGGTTCCAGATGCGCTCATTTTGAACACACGATTCTGATAACAGAAAACGGGGCGGAGATATTGACCAAGGAGGGATGA
- the rplF gene encoding 50S ribosomal protein L6 — protein sequence MSRLAKKPIVLPQGVTVEIKDNVVKVKGPKGELSQEFLPYVKIEVEGNEVWVRPNEEQIIRKSDWRKVKMFQGTYWSLIRNMVVGVTEGYKKELEIVGIGYRAQLQGNTLVMNLGYAHPVVYEIPSDVKIEVPAPNRIIVSGIDKQRVGQVAAEIRAFRPPNVYTGKGIRYVGEVVRQKEGKKA from the coding sequence ATGTCTCGACTCGCGAAAAAGCCCATAGTCTTACCACAGGGTGTTACGGTTGAAATAAAAGACAACGTTGTTAAGGTGAAGGGGCCCAAGGGAGAGCTCAGTCAGGAATTTCTCCCTTATGTGAAGATAGAAGTCGAAGGCAACGAAGTGTGGGTAAGACCCAACGAGGAACAAATTATCAGAAAATCCGATTGGAGAAAAGTGAAGATGTTTCAGGGAACTTACTGGTCCCTCATCAGAAACATGGTTGTTGGTGTAACAGAAGGCTACAAGAAAGAGCTGGAAATCGTGGGAATCGGTTACAGGGCCCAGCTTCAGGGAAACACTCTGGTGATGAACCTTGGATACGCTCACCCCGTTGTTTACGAGATACCCTCTGACGTGAAGATCGAGGTTCCTGCACCGAACAGAATAATCGTTTCTGGCATCGATAAACAGAGAGTAGGTCAGGTTGCCGCTGAGATCAGAGCGTTCAGACCACCAAATGTCTACACCGGAAAGGGAATCAGGTACGTTGGTGAAGTGGTGAGACAGAAAGAAGGTAAGAAAGCATAA
- the rpmC gene encoding 50S ribosomal protein L29 — MKASELRNYTDEELKNLLEEKKRQLMELRFQLAMGQLKNTSLIKLTKRDIARIKTILRERELGIRR, encoded by the coding sequence ATGAAGGCTTCCGAACTCAGGAACTACACAGATGAAGAATTGAAGAACCTTCTCGAAGAAAAGAAGAGGCAGCTCATGGAACTCAGATTCCAACTTGCGATGGGACAGCTGAAGAATACTTCTCTCATAAAGCTCACTAAGAGAGATATTGCCAGGATAAAGACCATTCTCAGAGAGAGGGAGTTAGGCATAAGGAGGTGA
- the rpsD gene encoding 30S ribosomal protein S4: MARYTGPLCKLCRREGMKLYLKGERCYTDKCAFDRRPYAPGQHGQRRTKLTQYGIQLRAKQTVKRIYGILERQFERYVEKAMQKAGDTRENLIQILEARLDNVVYRMGFAINRRQARQLVNHGHFLVNGKKVNIPSYLLRPNDVVEVREKSRDLEVIKKAIEANKERSIVPWIEVDYDNYRGTFLRYPSLEEVTDLPVDLQTVIEFYSR, from the coding sequence ATGGCGAGATATACAGGACCTCTTTGCAAGCTTTGCAGAAGAGAAGGAATGAAACTCTATCTTAAAGGAGAAAGGTGTTACACCGACAAGTGCGCTTTTGACAGAAGACCTTACGCGCCAGGTCAGCACGGTCAGAGAAGAACCAAGCTCACACAGTACGGTATACAGCTCAGGGCTAAACAGACAGTCAAGAGAATCTACGGTATACTCGAAAGACAGTTTGAAAGGTACGTGGAAAAAGCTATGCAGAAGGCAGGAGACACTCGAGAGAACTTGATCCAGATCCTTGAAGCCAGGCTGGACAACGTCGTGTACAGGATGGGATTCGCCATAAACAGAAGACAGGCGAGGCAGCTGGTTAATCACGGACACTTCCTTGTGAATGGAAAGAAAGTGAACATACCGAGTTACCTTCTGAGACCAAACGATGTAGTCGAAGTGAGAGAAAAAAGTAGAGACCTCGAAGTGATTAAAAAGGCCATAGAAGCCAATAAAGAAAGAAGCATCGTGCCCTGGATAGAGGTTGATTATGACAACTACAGAGGCACTTTCCTGAGATATCCGAGCCTTGAGGAAGTTACCGATCTTCCAGTTGATCTTCAGACCGTTATCGAATTCTACTCGAGGTGA
- a CDS encoding adenylate kinase, which translates to MMAYLVFLGPPGAGKGTYAKRLQEITGIPHISTGDIFRDIVKKENDELGKKIKEIMERGELVPDELVNEVVKRRLSEKDCERGFILDGYPRTVAQAEFLDGFLKTQNKELTAAVLFEVPEEVVVQRLTARRICPKCGRIYNLISLPPKEDELCDDCKVKLVQREDDKEETVRHRYKVYLEKTQPVIDYYDKKGILKRVDGTIGIDNVIAEVLKIIGWSDK; encoded by the coding sequence ATGATGGCGTACCTTGTCTTTCTAGGACCTCCAGGTGCAGGAAAAGGAACCTACGCAAAGAGATTGCAGGAAATAACGGGGATTCCTCATATATCCACCGGTGACATTTTCAGGGACATTGTAAAAAAAGAGAACGACGAGCTTGGGAAAAAGATAAAAGAGATCATGGAAAGGGGAGAACTCGTTCCGGACGAACTCGTGAACGAGGTTGTGAAAAGAAGACTCTCAGAAAAAGATTGTGAAAGAGGATTCATACTGGACGGCTATCCAAGAACCGTTGCTCAGGCGGAATTCCTCGACGGCTTTTTGAAAACTCAAAACAAAGAGCTCACGGCTGCTGTACTCTTTGAAGTTCCTGAGGAAGTGGTCGTTCAGAGGCTCACGGCCAGAAGGATCTGCCCGAAATGTGGAAGAATTTACAATTTGATTTCGCTCCCTCCAAAAGAAGACGAACTGTGCGATGATTGTAAAGTGAAGCTCGTTCAGAGAGAAGACGACAAAGAAGAAACAGTGAGACACAGATACAAGGTTTATCTCGAAAAGACACAGCCAGTGATTGATTACTACGATAAAAAGGGCATTCTCAAACGAGTGGATGGTACCATAGGAATAGACAACGTGATCGCTGAAGTGTTAAAGATAATAGGGTGGAGTGATAAATGA
- the rpsH gene encoding 30S ribosomal protein S8 has protein sequence MWSDPIADMLTRIRNANMVFKEYTDIPASNLKKKICEILKREGFIADYKYIEDGKQGILRVYLKYKGGRKNRERVIHGIVRVSHAGRRIYVDKDHIPKVKNGLGIAILTTSKGVLTDKEARQLGVGGEVIAYVW, from the coding sequence GTGTGGAGTGATCCAATTGCTGACATGCTAACAAGAATCAGAAATGCCAATATGGTTTTCAAAGAATATACGGATATACCTGCTTCTAACCTCAAGAAGAAGATCTGCGAGATCCTGAAAAGAGAAGGGTTCATAGCAGACTACAAATACATTGAGGACGGAAAGCAGGGAATACTGAGGGTCTATCTCAAATACAAAGGCGGAAGAAAGAACAGAGAAAGAGTTATTCACGGTATTGTCAGAGTATCTCACGCGGGTAGGAGAATCTACGTTGATAAGGACCACATTCCAAAAGTGAAAAACGGTCTTGGAATAGCTATTCTCACTACTTCTAAGGGCGTTCTAACGGATAAGGAAGCGCGTCAGCTTGGAGTCGGTGGAGAAGTAATCGCTTACGTCTGGTGA
- the rplE gene encoding 50S ribosomal protein L5 — MRYEYVPLKDQYEKEIVPALMKEFNYKNIHQVPKLVKIVINMGIGEGSRNYDLIERHANELAKITGQKPIVTRARKSISNFKIRKGMPIGLKVTLRGARMYNFLYKLINIVLPKVRDFRGLDPNSFDGRGNYSFGLSEQLVFPELNPDEVRRIQGMDITIVTTAKTDQEARRLLELFGMPFKRG; from the coding sequence ATGAGATATGAATACGTTCCTCTGAAAGATCAGTACGAAAAGGAGATAGTACCCGCTTTGATGAAGGAGTTCAACTACAAAAACATCCATCAGGTTCCGAAGCTGGTCAAAATCGTCATAAACATGGGAATCGGTGAAGGTTCCAGAAACTATGATCTCATAGAACGACATGCAAACGAACTCGCAAAAATCACGGGACAAAAACCCATTGTTACAAGGGCAAGGAAGAGTATTTCCAACTTCAAGATAAGAAAAGGAATGCCGATAGGTTTGAAAGTAACCCTCAGGGGAGCCAGGATGTACAACTTTCTCTACAAGCTCATAAACATCGTGTTGCCTAAGGTGAGAGACTTCAGGGGACTCGATCCCAATTCCTTTGACGGAAGAGGAAATTACTCCTTTGGTCTTTCTGAACAGCTGGTTTTCCCTGAACTGAATCCAGATGAAGTCAGAAGAATCCAGGGAATGGACATCACCATTGTCACAACCGCGAAGACAGATCAGGAAGCCAGAAGGCTTCTTGAACTCTTCGGAATGCCTTTCAAGAGAGGATAA
- the rpsE gene encoding 30S ribosomal protein S5, with product MKEIQYEEFEEKIIEIRRTSKVTKGGKNLSFRVVAIVGNKNGKVGLGIGKAREVPEAIRKAISAAKRNIVEVPVINGTIPHEVIGRQDASKVLLKPAAPGTGIIAGGTVRAVVELAGIQNILTKSLGSTNPLNLALATMNGLKNLLDPRKVAKLRDISVEEVFKGVRRENNA from the coding sequence ATGAAGGAAATACAGTATGAAGAATTCGAAGAGAAGATAATAGAAATAAGGAGAACCTCCAAAGTCACAAAGGGTGGTAAGAATCTGAGCTTCAGAGTTGTTGCCATAGTTGGAAACAAGAACGGTAAAGTGGGATTGGGAATAGGAAAGGCAAGAGAGGTTCCTGAAGCAATCAGAAAGGCCATATCGGCTGCAAAGAGAAATATTGTAGAGGTTCCTGTAATCAACGGGACCATACCGCACGAAGTCATAGGAAGACAGGACGCTTCCAAAGTACTTCTGAAACCCGCCGCACCCGGTACAGGTATCATCGCAGGTGGTACTGTCCGAGCTGTTGTTGAGCTCGCGGGAATCCAGAACATACTCACAAAATCGCTCGGGTCCACCAATCCTTTGAATCTCGCTCTTGCAACAATGAACGGTTTGAAGAATCTCCTGGATCCAAGAAAAGTTGCAAAACTCAGGGATATCTCAGTCGAAGAAGTGTTCAAAGGTGTGAGGAGGGAGAACAATGCCTAA
- the rpmJ gene encoding 50S ribosomal protein L36, with protein MKVQASVKKRCEHCKIIRRKKRVYVICKVNPKHNQKQG; from the coding sequence ATGAAGGTTCAGGCTTCTGTAAAGAAGAGATGTGAACACTGCAAAATAATCAGAAGAAAGAAGAGAGTCTATGTTATCTGCAAGGTTAACCCAAAACACAATCAGAAGCAAGGTTGA
- the rpsQ gene encoding 30S ribosomal protein S17, with the protein MPRKRLTGIVVSDKMDKTVVVAVEKLVQHPLYKKYVKRTKKYHAHDERNECKIGDVVEIEETRPLSKTKRWRVVRIIQRFEPERVVKEKEDIQEEIEAVEGKGGVES; encoded by the coding sequence ATGCCCAGGAAACGTTTGACTGGAATAGTTGTGAGCGATAAAATGGACAAGACAGTGGTTGTTGCCGTGGAAAAACTCGTACAGCACCCGCTTTACAAAAAGTACGTGAAAAGAACGAAAAAATATCACGCACACGACGAGAGGAACGAATGTAAAATAGGAGATGTTGTTGAAATAGAAGAGACAAGGCCTCTCAGCAAAACGAAGAGATGGAGAGTCGTCAGGATCATTCAAAGGTTTGAACCCGAAAGAGTTGTGAAAGAAAAAGAGGACATTCAAGAAGAAATAGAAGCAGTCGAGGGCAAGGGAGGGGTTGAATCATGA
- the rplN gene encoding 50S ribosomal protein L14, protein MIQQETYLNVADNSGAKKLRVIRVIGGFHKKYGTVGDIVVCSVREAIPNSDVKKGDVVRAVIVRTKKEIRRNDGTYIRFDDNAAVLIDKFNAPRGTRIFGPVARELREKGFMKIVSLAPEVW, encoded by the coding sequence ATGATACAGCAAGAGACCTACCTCAATGTGGCAGACAACTCCGGCGCTAAAAAGCTCAGAGTTATAAGAGTTATCGGTGGGTTCCATAAAAAGTACGGAACGGTTGGAGATATAGTTGTGTGTTCAGTCAGAGAAGCCATCCCAAATTCTGATGTGAAAAAAGGAGACGTAGTCAGAGCGGTTATTGTGAGAACAAAGAAGGAAATCAGAAGGAACGATGGTACTTACATCAGATTCGATGACAACGCGGCTGTTCTCATTGACAAGTTCAACGCTCCCAGAGGTACCAGAATCTTTGGACCGGTCGCGAGGGAACTCAGAGAAAAGGGGTTCATGAAAATAGTATCCCTCGCACCAGAAGTTTGGTGA
- the rpsC gene encoding 30S ribosomal protein S3 — MGQKVHPRGFRLGLSADWQAKWFNEKNYKEWLLEDEEIRKIIKNKYYHAGISEIYVERPDAERINITVKTARPGIIIGRKGSEITSLREELERKFNRRVVINIEEIKTPELDAQLVAESIASRIEKRASYKVAMKRAIMNAMRKGAQGIKVMVAGRLGGAEIARREWYLRGRLPLQKIKAIIDYGTATAWTKYGTIGIKVWIYKGDADI; from the coding sequence GTGGGTCAGAAAGTGCATCCCCGCGGCTTCAGGTTGGGTCTGAGTGCCGACTGGCAAGCAAAATGGTTCAACGAAAAGAATTACAAAGAGTGGCTCCTCGAAGATGAAGAGATAAGAAAGATCATAAAGAACAAGTACTACCATGCCGGGATCAGCGAGATCTACGTGGAAAGACCTGATGCCGAAAGAATCAACATAACCGTGAAAACAGCAAGGCCTGGAATCATCATAGGAAGAAAAGGATCGGAGATAACAAGCTTGAGAGAGGAGCTGGAGAGGAAGTTCAACAGAAGGGTTGTTATTAATATTGAAGAAATAAAAACGCCCGAACTCGATGCACAGCTTGTTGCCGAGTCTATAGCTTCCCGTATAGAAAAGAGGGCATCTTACAAAGTGGCAATGAAGAGAGCAATAATGAACGCTATGAGAAAGGGTGCACAGGGAATAAAAGTGATGGTTGCTGGAAGGCTCGGTGGAGCTGAGATCGCCAGAAGAGAATGGTACCTCAGAGGAAGATTGCCTCTTCAAAAAATAAAGGCGATCATAGATTATGGAACAGCCACTGCGTGGACCAAGTACGGTACTATCGGCATCAAAGTGTGGATTTACAAGGGAGATGCTGATATCTAA
- the rpsM gene encoding 30S ribosomal protein S13: MARIVGVELPNNKKVWVALTYIYGIGRSRSFEILKNTGIDPEKRVGDLTDEEISKITKYIQDHFKVEGELRSEVERNIRRLIEIGCYRGIRHKLGLPVRGQKTRSNARTRKGPRPSRIKTKKKSS; the protein is encoded by the coding sequence ATGGCTCGTATCGTAGGTGTTGAGCTTCCAAACAACAAAAAGGTCTGGGTGGCGCTGACTTACATCTACGGAATTGGAAGGAGCAGATCCTTTGAAATTTTGAAAAACACTGGTATAGATCCGGAAAAAAGAGTGGGAGACCTCACCGATGAGGAGATCAGCAAAATCACCAAGTACATCCAGGATCACTTCAAGGTGGAAGGAGAACTCAGAAGCGAGGTTGAAAGAAACATCAGACGACTCATAGAGATAGGATGTTACAGAGGTATCAGACACAAGCTTGGACTTCCCGTGAGAGGTCAAAAGACCCGATCGAACGCGAGAACAAGGAAAGGACCCAGACCAAGCAGGATAAAGACCAAAAAGAAGTCTTCATGA
- the rplO gene encoding 50S ribosomal protein L15, producing MRLEDLRPTPGAMKKRKRVGRGPGSGHGKTSGRGHKGQKARGSGKVHIWFEGGQTPLQRRLPKRGFKNINKKVYAVVNVKVLEERFEANEEVTPEKLIERKIIKDLKDGVKILGDGELTKPLVVKAHAFSKSAVEKIESAGGKAEVI from the coding sequence ATGAGGCTTGAAGATCTGAGACCAACTCCCGGGGCAATGAAAAAGAGAAAAAGAGTTGGTAGAGGTCCCGGATCTGGGCATGGAAAAACCAGTGGAAGGGGCCACAAAGGACAGAAAGCCAGAGGAAGCGGAAAGGTCCACATCTGGTTTGAAGGAGGTCAAACACCTCTCCAGAGAAGGCTTCCAAAGAGAGGATTCAAAAATATAAACAAAAAGGTCTATGCAGTTGTTAATGTCAAAGTTCTCGAAGAAAGGTTCGAAGCCAACGAAGAAGTGACTCCTGAAAAACTCATCGAAAGAAAGATCATAAAAGATCTGAAAGATGGGGTAAAGATCCTCGGAGACGGAGAACTCACCAAACCACTTGTAGTCAAAGCGCATGCTTTCAGTAAGAGCGCTGTAGAAAAGATAGAAAGTGCTGGTGGTAAGGCTGAGGTGATATAA